One Polyangiaceae bacterium genomic window carries:
- a CDS encoding sulfatase-like hydrolase/transferase has translation MTNSGWTMRLGEACMLALSVAALAAVPTALRTHVSGGGLLDGLLVGTAALLPFVSLLVVLLRAAGRGLRGVMGARAGAVATLSIALLVGLALPALSVVAALLKALTHHRGLGGATFGVVGLGVVIACALVARRMVDLGQNLVSRGVRPVLVAAGGAIVSVLPLVLLAISLARASKDRGAGSVGAALVDLAIVLVATALAASIELRAQHSKFASLLGVPFAAVLMITASARLASSPELGRSVQTGGGLAATLLSALEKWTDRDGDGVGAHFGGDDCDEGDPRRHPGAEDVPGDGIDQDCDGTDARANAALPGQTVPAAASAAPAASAASATPRPAAAPKTASSSSVPDIVLITLDTVRADRTSVYGYEHKTTPHLEQLAARGVVFEHAYGPGSDTQRALMPLVSGKPLSQTVKERREWPAIPADIDTVAERMKRAGYATGAVASFTWISDEKGFSQGFDRFEMVFREEHPERSVTGALATRSALSILDEFGPKDAPIFLWVHLFDAHEKYQEHAGPRFGRGASGLYDGEIAFVDKQIGQIAAFVAKWNRPRPLAWVVHGSHGEGFGEHGTKGHGTELYEEMLRVPLVVVLPDGKPGRYDAAAVTTLDVAPTVLAIAGAPADGVVGVSLVSHARLDPAAPKRAPVAAYGPKRAALIDWPYKLIVQERKKQNRNFLFDLAADPREAKDVSAEHVDVVTRLEKLLSDIGTTP, from the coding sequence ATGACAAACTCAGGCTGGACCATGCGCCTCGGCGAGGCGTGCATGCTCGCGCTCTCCGTCGCTGCACTCGCGGCCGTCCCGACGGCACTGCGCACGCACGTCTCCGGTGGCGGGCTACTCGACGGATTGCTCGTAGGTACCGCTGCCCTGCTCCCGTTCGTCTCGCTCCTCGTCGTGCTCTTGCGAGCTGCGGGGCGCGGGCTTCGAGGCGTCATGGGCGCGCGTGCGGGAGCCGTTGCAACGCTCAGCATCGCGCTGCTCGTGGGGCTCGCGCTGCCTGCGCTCAGCGTCGTTGCGGCGCTGCTCAAAGCGCTGACGCATCATCGTGGACTCGGCGGCGCGACGTTTGGTGTCGTGGGCCTAGGCGTCGTGATTGCCTGCGCGCTCGTTGCGCGACGCATGGTGGACCTCGGTCAAAACCTCGTTTCCCGCGGGGTTCGTCCGGTTCTGGTGGCCGCAGGCGGTGCGATCGTGTCCGTCTTGCCGCTCGTGCTCTTGGCGATCTCTTTGGCGCGCGCATCGAAAGATCGGGGCGCAGGTTCGGTTGGAGCAGCCCTCGTCGATCTCGCCATCGTGCTCGTGGCTACAGCCCTTGCCGCGTCGATCGAGCTTCGTGCGCAGCACAGCAAGTTCGCCTCGTTGCTCGGAGTTCCGTTTGCCGCGGTGCTCATGATCACCGCGTCGGCGCGTCTTGCTTCTTCGCCAGAGCTTGGCCGATCCGTGCAAACGGGTGGAGGGCTCGCCGCGACGTTGCTTTCGGCGCTCGAAAAGTGGACCGATCGCGATGGCGATGGTGTTGGTGCGCATTTCGGTGGTGACGATTGCGACGAAGGCGATCCGCGTCGACATCCCGGGGCCGAGGACGTTCCTGGCGATGGAATCGATCAGGATTGCGATGGCACCGATGCTCGTGCGAATGCGGCACTACCCGGACAAACCGTGCCTGCCGCGGCTTCCGCAGCACCGGCAGCGTCGGCTGCATCGGCGACGCCTCGACCGGCCGCCGCGCCGAAAACGGCTTCTTCGTCGTCGGTGCCGGACATCGTGCTGATTACGCTCGACACCGTGCGAGCGGATCGTACGAGCGTGTACGGGTACGAGCACAAGACGACCCCGCACCTCGAGCAGCTCGCGGCGCGCGGCGTCGTTTTCGAGCACGCGTACGGGCCTGGGAGCGATACGCAGCGTGCGCTCATGCCGCTCGTATCGGGCAAACCGCTGTCGCAAACGGTGAAGGAACGTCGTGAATGGCCGGCGATTCCAGCGGACATCGATACGGTGGCCGAACGAATGAAGCGAGCTGGGTACGCGACGGGCGCGGTCGCTTCTTTTACGTGGATCAGCGACGAGAAGGGTTTTTCTCAGGGGTTCGATCGATTCGAGATGGTGTTTCGGGAAGAACACCCCGAGCGCAGCGTCACGGGGGCATTGGCGACACGTTCGGCGTTATCGATCCTCGACGAATTCGGCCCCAAGGACGCTCCCATTTTTCTTTGGGTCCACCTCTTCGACGCGCACGAAAAGTACCAAGAGCACGCTGGGCCGCGTTTTGGTCGTGGGGCGTCGGGATTGTACGACGGCGAAATAGCGTTCGTGGACAAACAGATCGGCCAAATTGCGGCCTTCGTGGCGAAGTGGAATCGTCCGCGACCATTGGCATGGGTCGTTCACGGCTCCCATGGCGAAGGATTCGGCGAACACGGGACGAAGGGGCACGGCACCGAGCTTTACGAAGAGATGCTTCGGGTGCCGCTCGTCGTCGTATTGCCCGACGGAAAGCCTGGTCGGTATGATGCTGCGGCCGTGACGACGCTCGATGTTGCACCCACGGTGCTTGCCATTGCAGGTGCGCCAGCCGATGGCGTCGTGGGCGTCTCGCTCGTATCCCATGCTCGCCTCGATCCGGCGGCACCGAAACGTGCCCCGGTCGCTGCATACGGGCCCAAACGAGCGGCCTTGATCGATTGGCCTTACAAGCTCATCGTTCAGGAGCGCAAGAAGCAAAATCGCAACTTTCTTTTCGACCTTGCAGCCGATCCGCGGGAAGCCAAGGATGTATCTGCCGAGCACGTGGACGTCGTCACGCGCCTCGAGAAGCTTCTGTCCGACATTGGAACGACGCCATAG
- a CDS encoding serine/threonine protein kinase, producing MNTAAENIKPGTLVAERYRVVRQLGRGGMGAVFLVEHVHTDEQLALKILSASVASDKVAIERFRREARTPARINSDHVVRVTDADVAEDLNGLPFLVMEFLRGEGLEKRVEQLGPLPPEEVVLYLRQTARALDKAHALGIIHRDLKPENLFLTTREDGTPCIKILDFGIAKITGDASRELVRSAATTTGQIFGTPLYMSPEQAKADSSKVCPQTDVWALGIIAYRLLTARDIWTAETITHLIAQIAYEPMPIPSEHGSPLGRDFDAWFAVCCARESSDRYASAGEAVTALAKALGVVELPSMTDRPTGRFVLEKLLPPASSHAVTMNDLRKDLLSERPSDAPSSDADKKKSGGPFTLTGQIGTSSSLPPPRLSARGNTKFVAALTTLAIIAAVLFFMWRFVSQNAPVVDGSRSNEDKPAASPTSPAMAPAAVAVPSAQATTSAAPAVPSAATPAVATSADAANPATKTASSAATPPAAPATTPIKIRRKKPPSDPLFGRH from the coding sequence GTGAACACCGCGGCCGAGAATATCAAGCCTGGAACGCTCGTTGCCGAGCGTTATCGCGTCGTGCGTCAGCTCGGTCGTGGCGGCATGGGTGCGGTTTTTCTCGTCGAACACGTACACACCGACGAACAGCTTGCGCTGAAGATCCTGAGCGCGTCGGTTGCATCGGACAAAGTCGCGATCGAGCGCTTTCGGCGTGAAGCGCGGACGCCTGCGAGGATCAACAGCGATCACGTCGTGCGCGTGACGGACGCGGATGTCGCCGAGGATCTCAACGGCTTGCCGTTTCTCGTGATGGAGTTTTTGCGCGGCGAAGGCTTGGAAAAACGCGTCGAGCAGCTTGGACCGCTCCCGCCGGAAGAAGTGGTTCTGTACTTGCGACAAACCGCACGAGCGCTCGACAAGGCCCACGCGCTCGGCATCATCCACCGCGATCTCAAGCCGGAAAACCTTTTTCTCACGACACGTGAAGACGGCACTCCATGCATCAAGATCCTCGATTTCGGCATTGCCAAAATCACGGGTGATGCGTCGCGCGAGCTCGTGCGATCCGCAGCAACCACGACGGGACAGATCTTCGGCACGCCGCTCTACATGTCCCCGGAACAAGCCAAGGCCGACAGCTCGAAAGTTTGTCCCCAAACGGATGTCTGGGCACTCGGCATCATCGCATATCGTCTGCTGACGGCGCGCGACATCTGGACCGCTGAAACGATCACCCATCTCATCGCGCAGATTGCGTATGAGCCGATGCCCATTCCGAGCGAGCACGGTTCGCCGCTCGGGCGCGACTTCGATGCGTGGTTTGCCGTGTGTTGTGCCCGCGAGTCATCGGATCGTTACGCGTCGGCGGGTGAAGCCGTCACGGCGCTTGCCAAGGCTCTTGGCGTGGTCGAGCTGCCGTCGATGACCGATCGTCCGACGGGGCGGTTCGTCCTGGAAAAACTCCTGCCGCCGGCATCGTCGCACGCCGTCACGATGAACGATTTGCGAAAGGATCTTCTGTCGGAACGTCCGTCGGATGCTCCATCGTCGGATGCAGACAAGAAGAAATCGGGCGGACCGTTCACGCTGACGGGGCAAATCGGCACGTCGTCGTCCCTTCCTCCGCCACGGCTTTCTGCGCGTGGAAACACAAAGTTCGTCGCAGCCTTGACGACGTTGGCCATCATCGCCGCCGTGCTGTTTTTCATGTGGCGGTTCGTTTCTCAGAACGCGCCGGTCGTCGACGGGAGCAGGTCGAACGAGGACAAACCTGCCGCATCACCGACGTCTCCAGCGATGGCACCTGCAGCCGTCGCGGTTCCGTCAGCGCAGGCCACGACCAGTGCAGCGCCCGCCGTGCCATCTGCAGCCACGCCTGCCGTTGCTACGAGCGCGGATGCTGCCAACCCGGCTACGAAGACAGCATCGTCGGCGGCGACACCTCCTGCTGCACCCGCGACGACACCCATCAAGATCAGGCGCAAGAAGCCCCCGTCCGATCCGCTTTTTGGTCGTCACTGA
- a CDS encoding HEAT repeat domain-containing protein: MRIRKALAPFSALLTWFAGASTSIAAPASPSIVAPAAAGQQALAATTIDGAIVAKVCPGTAGCSPTGGTSMDVPADAAALIKKGARFDALKLAGGRHVVRVVADGSSGERFTMLLAAPPAGKGETPIAIWSGFTGQSKGEYGEERVNVVVEEKLDDGLRIIVGEHRNDVTMCGRPALVAARDVDPATMTLRRGASVQSLSEADRAAAVKLTAKLVTDPRPLPVVSLLRAQTASSAVGKAIGTLTDGDLETAWSEAKTGIGRGEFASMSSSSDIAISSLEFVVRPPTTDVTAGAAPKVFYLATSDKLFEVTLPEDAWRKAGARFEISFPNELSTSCLSLVLDSAFAPASADSARVTIAEVVARTSLDDRTPEALVELLSGGQPRSKAAAALLERAGKAGADAAMKGYDKLDESGQRLAEGIIDASPCSAHAPFYVRTMGEKLEARGPKRRRSDVDPSLAHATDRVRRCGRAAAPALTDLIAKAKPFVKVAAAAELALIAPAESVTVLIDELATSDDALRREMRTSLAHAAKNERARSVFATELERDRFSARTDVVKVDVLRSLGSRIPSVTGARDAFLSLWAPEAPFRTRYLLLGPAAELARSGDERALGLLTEALSKDENPHVRLRAAQVAGRVPSLRSLLIRAVDDGEVRVREAAIEALGTTDKDAEVAPPSAELTAALEGRLKKDPFTFVRVRAATSLGQLPATPASDAVLAGALRDAAPDVRARAIDGLAVHRAKNQMPALRQIADADEESAEVRSRAILALGVLCDASRVDAWTKLARLSVQGMSDGERLIGAAAIAALGDVKPKDLAKRLAPLLDPKAPRNVREAARAALETQSGCK, translated from the coding sequence ATGCGCATCCGCAAAGCGCTCGCACCTTTCTCCGCACTGCTCACATGGTTCGCCGGCGCATCCACGTCGATCGCGGCTCCCGCTTCCCCCAGCATCGTCGCTCCCGCGGCCGCGGGCCAGCAAGCCCTCGCTGCGACCACCATCGACGGGGCCATCGTCGCCAAGGTTTGTCCGGGTACCGCTGGGTGTAGCCCCACCGGCGGCACCTCGATGGACGTGCCTGCCGATGCTGCGGCGCTCATCAAAAAAGGCGCACGTTTCGACGCGCTGAAGCTTGCCGGCGGGCGCCACGTCGTGCGCGTCGTCGCCGATGGATCCAGCGGCGAGCGTTTCACCATGCTCCTTGCAGCGCCGCCCGCGGGCAAAGGCGAGACGCCGATCGCCATCTGGAGCGGTTTTACCGGCCAATCCAAAGGCGAATACGGCGAGGAACGCGTCAACGTCGTCGTCGAAGAAAAGCTCGACGATGGTCTGCGCATCATCGTTGGCGAACATCGCAACGACGTAACGATGTGCGGAAGGCCCGCGCTCGTCGCCGCGCGCGACGTCGATCCTGCGACGATGACGCTCAGGCGTGGTGCGAGTGTGCAGAGTTTGTCGGAGGCCGATCGCGCCGCCGCCGTGAAGCTCACCGCAAAGCTCGTCACCGATCCGCGTCCCTTGCCCGTCGTGTCGCTTCTGCGTGCGCAGACGGCATCAAGCGCGGTGGGCAAAGCGATCGGCACGCTCACCGATGGAGACCTGGAAACGGCTTGGTCCGAAGCAAAAACGGGCATCGGTCGTGGCGAGTTCGCTTCGATGTCGTCATCGAGCGACATCGCCATCTCGTCGCTGGAGTTCGTCGTTCGGCCTCCGACAACGGATGTCACCGCTGGTGCGGCGCCGAAGGTGTTTTACCTTGCGACATCGGACAAACTTTTCGAGGTCACGCTGCCCGAGGACGCATGGCGCAAAGCTGGCGCACGATTTGAAATTTCGTTCCCAAACGAATTGTCGACATCGTGTTTGTCGCTCGTGCTGGACAGTGCGTTTGCCCCGGCTTCCGCCGACAGCGCGCGCGTTACGATCGCCGAAGTGGTTGCACGAACGTCGCTGGACGACCGAACGCCGGAAGCGCTCGTCGAGCTGCTTTCGGGTGGGCAGCCACGGAGCAAAGCGGCCGCCGCACTGCTCGAACGAGCGGGCAAAGCGGGCGCCGATGCAGCGATGAAGGGCTACGACAAACTGGACGAATCGGGGCAACGTCTTGCAGAAGGCATCATCGATGCGTCGCCGTGTTCCGCTCATGCGCCGTTTTACGTGCGCACGATGGGCGAAAAGCTCGAAGCACGAGGTCCGAAGCGACGGAGGAGCGACGTCGATCCCTCCCTTGCTCACGCGACCGATCGAGTACGCCGCTGCGGGCGAGCAGCCGCGCCAGCGCTGACCGACCTCATCGCAAAGGCGAAACCTTTCGTCAAAGTTGCCGCGGCTGCCGAGCTTGCGTTGATTGCGCCGGCCGAATCCGTGACCGTTCTCATCGACGAGCTCGCGACGTCCGACGATGCCTTACGTCGCGAGATGCGCACGTCGCTCGCGCATGCCGCGAAGAACGAGCGTGCGCGGTCCGTGTTCGCCACCGAGCTCGAACGCGATCGTTTTTCCGCACGAACCGACGTCGTGAAGGTCGACGTCCTTCGTTCGCTCGGATCGCGTATTCCAAGCGTAACCGGTGCCCGAGATGCTTTCTTGTCGTTGTGGGCCCCGGAAGCGCCTTTCCGAACGCGATATCTGCTTCTCGGGCCTGCTGCGGAGCTAGCGCGATCCGGCGACGAACGAGCGCTCGGATTGCTCACCGAAGCACTTTCGAAAGACGAGAACCCGCACGTGCGTTTGCGAGCTGCGCAGGTGGCAGGTCGCGTGCCGTCGCTGAGATCGCTGCTCATTCGTGCCGTCGACGATGGCGAAGTGCGCGTGCGCGAAGCCGCCATCGAAGCATTGGGCACGACGGACAAGGACGCGGAGGTTGCGCCGCCGTCTGCCGAGCTGACTGCGGCCCTCGAAGGGCGACTGAAGAAGGATCCCTTCACGTTTGTCCGGGTACGTGCAGCGACATCGCTCGGACAATTGCCCGCAACGCCGGCGTCCGACGCGGTCCTTGCCGGTGCACTTCGCGACGCTGCACCGGATGTTCGAGCTCGCGCGATCGATGGCTTGGCCGTGCATCGTGCGAAGAATCAAATGCCGGCGTTGCGTCAAATCGCTGACGCTGATGAGGAGTCGGCCGAGGTGCGATCGCGCGCGATCCTGGCGCTTGGCGTGTTGTGCGACGCGTCGAGAGTTGACGCGTGGACCAAGCTCGCGCGGCTATCGGTGCAGGGCATGTCCGACGGCGAGCGGCTCATTGGAGCAGCGGCCATTGCTGCGCTTGGAGACGTCAAGCCGAAGGATTTGGCCAAGCGTTTGGCGCCGCTGCTAGATCCCAAGGCTCCTCGCAACGTAAGGGAAGCGGCACGAGCGGCACTCGAGACGCAGTCGGGTTGTAAATAG
- a CDS encoding MFS transporter — protein sequence MTTASTNAGYSVISRNHAWALTIVATLTMAVSYVDRQALAALAPTVTKTFDISETQYGFLMSAFSLAYLVGAPIAGTLVDRVGARRGLLGAVLVWSLVSALHAIVPGFGVLFFLRIALGLAEAPSFPGAAQTVQRSLSPAERARGFGVLFTGSSIGAMIAPPLATFLLKHWGLQAAFLGTAAIGLLWIPLWLAFAWKSPARELLDERRVPDKPKTSSRAVAFHPAVLRASLGIAAIAPSLGFVLNWGAKYLEKAHHVAQVDVGPYMVLPPLLFDAGSILFGHFASARKRHRPDGAPDRPLFALAILFTLFIPMTPFGRTPWESMFIAGIGMAGGGGMFAIITADYLARVHPSEVSAASGMGAAAQSMTYILFAPLIGKLITISGGYVTPYLALGVWMIPGYVGWLLWKPPPPHREEEPAPATA from the coding sequence ATGACGACCGCATCGACCAACGCCGGCTATTCGGTGATCTCTCGCAATCACGCTTGGGCTCTGACCATCGTGGCCACGCTGACGATGGCAGTGAGCTACGTCGATCGTCAGGCACTTGCGGCGCTCGCTCCGACCGTCACGAAGACCTTCGACATCTCGGAGACGCAATACGGCTTTTTGATGAGCGCCTTTTCGCTGGCGTATCTCGTCGGAGCGCCGATTGCGGGAACACTCGTCGATCGCGTCGGTGCGCGTCGAGGTCTCTTGGGCGCGGTGCTCGTTTGGTCGCTCGTTTCAGCCCTGCACGCCATCGTCCCTGGGTTTGGCGTGCTCTTCTTTCTGCGTATTGCCTTGGGTTTGGCCGAGGCACCTTCGTTTCCAGGTGCCGCTCAGACCGTACAACGCTCGCTTTCCCCAGCAGAACGAGCGCGTGGGTTTGGCGTGCTTTTTACCGGCAGCTCGATTGGAGCGATGATTGCCCCACCTCTTGCAACGTTTCTTCTGAAACACTGGGGGCTTCAGGCGGCATTTCTCGGTACTGCCGCCATCGGTCTGTTGTGGATTCCGCTCTGGCTCGCGTTTGCCTGGAAAAGTCCGGCCCGTGAGTTGCTCGACGAGCGACGCGTACCGGACAAACCGAAAACGTCGTCACGAGCCGTCGCGTTTCACCCTGCCGTGCTACGCGCATCGCTCGGCATCGCCGCCATCGCTCCATCCCTGGGATTCGTCCTCAATTGGGGCGCCAAGTACCTCGAGAAAGCTCATCACGTCGCGCAAGTGGACGTCGGCCCTTACATGGTCTTGCCGCCGCTGCTCTTCGACGCCGGCTCCATCCTCTTCGGCCACTTTGCAAGCGCACGCAAACGCCATCGCCCCGACGGCGCACCCGACCGCCCTCTCTTCGCCCTGGCCATCCTCTTCACGCTCTTCATTCCCATGACGCCTTTTGGCCGCACACCATGGGAAAGCATGTTCATCGCAGGCATCGGCATGGCCGGAGGTGGCGGCATGTTCGCCATCATCACGGCCGATTACTTGGCGCGCGTTCACCCTTCCGAGGTGTCCGCTGCGAGCGGCATGGGTGCCGCTGCGCAATCGATGACCTACATCCTCTTCGCCCCACTGATCGGCAAACTCATCACGATCTCCGGCGGCTACGTAACGCCGTACCTCGCGCTCGGCGTGTGGATGATCCCAGGCTACGTCGGTTGGCTCCTTTGGAAGCCGCCGCCGCCCCATCGCGAAGAGGAACCAGCTCCCGCCACCGCGTAA
- a CDS encoding dicarboxylate/amino acid:cation symporter, which yields MNAHVKMLVGVVTGALAGFAWRLLPGDGRWLGLFIEYVAQPVGQIFLRLLFMLIVPLLFSALVIGVCGLELKSVGRIGLRTLGYTVVVSTIAVLIGLVLVNVLQPGAGLPDELRALAKQTALVQAVPKPPDTKVVTQIVQMVPDNVLRAAASGDMIGLIVFALLFAVALSFVETQASKRLLEVIEGLYDVMMKMIDGVLKLAPIGVAALLFTMAARLGLGVMKQLAAYVGVVLLGLSIHMFGVYSLSVRFLGGRSPVRFFADSRLAIVTAFATASSSATLPTAIKVAEENLKLPTHVSRFVLTAGSAMNQNGTALFEGVTVLFLAQLFGVELSLTQQFVVMVICILGGIGTAGVPAGSLPVVAMILGMFGIPPEGLGLVLGIDRFLDMCRTTLNVTGDLAAAVYVAKGAASSASSEPTQS from the coding sequence ATGAACGCTCACGTGAAGATGTTGGTCGGCGTCGTCACCGGCGCACTGGCTGGGTTCGCGTGGCGTCTTCTGCCCGGAGATGGCCGCTGGCTCGGCCTGTTCATCGAATACGTGGCGCAGCCCGTGGGGCAGATCTTCCTGCGGCTGCTCTTCATGCTCATCGTGCCGCTGCTGTTTTCAGCGCTCGTGATCGGCGTGTGCGGGCTCGAGCTGAAAAGCGTGGGGCGTATTGGGCTTCGTACGCTCGGGTACACCGTGGTGGTTTCGACGATCGCGGTGCTGATTGGGCTGGTGCTGGTGAACGTGCTGCAGCCCGGGGCCGGATTGCCCGATGAACTGCGTGCGCTGGCCAAGCAGACGGCGCTCGTGCAGGCGGTGCCGAAGCCGCCGGATACCAAGGTGGTGACGCAGATCGTGCAGATGGTGCCCGACAACGTGCTGAGGGCAGCGGCGAGCGGCGACATGATCGGCCTCATCGTCTTCGCGCTGCTCTTCGCGGTGGCGTTGTCGTTCGTGGAGACGCAAGCGTCGAAGCGGCTGCTCGAGGTGATCGAGGGTCTGTACGACGTGATGATGAAGATGATCGACGGGGTGCTGAAGTTGGCCCCGATCGGCGTCGCCGCGCTGCTCTTCACGATGGCCGCGCGTCTTGGTTTGGGGGTGATGAAACAGCTCGCGGCGTACGTGGGCGTGGTGCTTCTGGGGCTGTCGATTCACATGTTCGGCGTCTATTCGCTGTCGGTTCGCTTCCTTGGAGGCCGCAGCCCTGTGCGCTTCTTCGCCGACAGTCGGCTGGCGATCGTCACCGCATTCGCGACGGCATCGTCGAGCGCGACGTTGCCCACGGCCATCAAAGTTGCCGAGGAAAACCTGAAGCTGCCGACGCACGTGAGCCGATTCGTGCTCACGGCGGGGTCGGCGATGAACCAGAACGGCACGGCACTCTTCGAGGGCGTGACGGTGCTGTTTTTGGCGCAGTTGTTCGGCGTCGAGCTTTCGCTGACGCAGCAGTTCGTCGTCATGGTCATCTGTATCCTCGGCGGGATTGGCACTGCGGGCGTGCCGGCTGGTTCGCTGCCGGTCGTCGCGATGATCCTCGGCATGTTCGGCATTCCGCCCGAGGGGCTTGGTCTCGTGCTCGGCATCGACCGCTTCCTCGACATGTGTCGCACGACGCTCAACGTCACGGGAGACTTGGCGGCAGCGGTTTACGTGGCGAAAGGGGCAGCGTCTTCCGCGAGCAGCGAGCCGACGCAGAGTTGA